A section of the Oncorhynchus gorbuscha isolate QuinsamMale2020 ecotype Even-year linkage group LG06, OgorEven_v1.0, whole genome shotgun sequence genome encodes:
- the LOC124037567 gene encoding ras-related protein Rab-19-like isoform X2, with protein sequence MSSVPEQDNSFDFLFKIVLVGDSDVGKTCVVQRFKSGVFMEKQQNTIGVDFTVRTMLINGRNVKLQVWDTAGQERFRSITQSYYRSAHGAIVAYDITRRPTFDSLTHWIQEVEQDGAARIVLIIIGNKSDRQAERQVLFEDACTLAEGRGALAALETSAKEAQNVEAAFMLMARELMVRNGLALTDQHSKASPHFFPNSHPIHGADPTNRESCC encoded by the exons ATG TCCTCTGTGCCGGAGCAGGACAACTCCTTTGACTTCCTCTTTAAGATTGTCCTGGTGGGAGACTCAGACGTGGGGAAGACCTGTGTGGTCCAGAGATTTAAGTCTGGTGTCTTCATGGAGAAACAGCAGAACACTATCGGGGTAGATTTCACCGTCAGAACCATGCTCATCAATGGCAGGAATGTCAAG CTGCAGGTGTGGGACACAGCTGGACAGGAACGTTTCCGCTCAATCACCCAGAGTTATTACCGCAGCGCACACGGCGCCATAGTGGCCTACGATATCACACGCCGGCCAACCTTTGACTCTTTGACACACTGGATCCAGGAAGTGGAACAAGACGGGGCTGCAAGAATTGTGCTCATCATCATTG gGAACAAGTCAGACCGGCAGGCGGAGAGACAGGTGCTGTTTGAGGATGCCTGTACCCTGGCTGAGGGGCGGGGTGCGCTGGCCGCCCTGGAGACCTCTGCGAAGGAGGCCCAGAATGTGGAGGCAGCCTTCATGCTCATGGCCCGGGAGCTGATGGTGAGGAACGGCCTCGCGCTCACAGACCAACACTCAAAGGCCTCCCCACACTTCTTCCCAAACTCCCATCCAATCCATGGCGCCGATCCTACAAACAGGGAGTCATGTTGTTGA
- the LOC124037567 gene encoding ras-related protein Rab-19-like isoform X6 encodes MIVLVGDSDVGKTCVVQRFKSGVFMEKQQNTIGVDFTVRTMLINGRNVKLQVWDTAGQERFRSITQSYYRSAHGAIVAYDITRRPTFDSLTHWIQEVEQDGAARIVLIIIGNKSDRQAERQVLFEDACTLAEGRGALAALETSAKEAQNVEAAFMLMARELMVRNGLALTDQHSKASPHFFPNSHPIHGADPTNRESCC; translated from the exons ATG ATTGTCCTGGTGGGAGACTCAGACGTGGGGAAGACCTGTGTGGTCCAGAGATTTAAGTCTGGTGTCTTCATGGAGAAACAGCAGAACACTATCGGGGTAGATTTCACCGTCAGAACCATGCTCATCAATGGCAGGAATGTCAAG CTGCAGGTGTGGGACACAGCTGGACAGGAACGTTTCCGCTCAATCACCCAGAGTTATTACCGCAGCGCACACGGCGCCATAGTGGCCTACGATATCACACGCCGGCCAACCTTTGACTCTTTGACACACTGGATCCAGGAAGTGGAACAAGACGGGGCTGCAAGAATTGTGCTCATCATCATTG gGAACAAGTCAGACCGGCAGGCGGAGAGACAGGTGCTGTTTGAGGATGCCTGTACCCTGGCTGAGGGGCGGGGTGCGCTGGCCGCCCTGGAGACCTCTGCGAAGGAGGCCCAGAATGTGGAGGCAGCCTTCATGCTCATGGCCCGGGAGCTGATGGTGAGGAACGGCCTCGCGCTCACAGACCAACACTCAAAGGCCTCCCCACACTTCTTCCCAAACTCCCATCCAATCCATGGCGCCGATCCTACAAACAGGGAGTCATGTTGTTGA
- the LOC124037567 gene encoding ras-related protein Rab-19-like isoform X4, which produces MDNSFDFLFKIVLVGDSDVGKTCVVQRFKSGVFMEKQQNTIGVDFTVRTMLINGRNVKLQVWDTAGQERFRSITQSYYRSAHGAIVAYDITRRPTFDSLTHWIQEVEQDGAARIVLIIIGNKSDRQAERQVLFEDACTLAEGRGALAALETSAKEAQNVEAAFMLMARELMVRNGLALTDQHSKASPHFFPNSHPIHGADPTNRESCC; this is translated from the exons ATG GACAACTCCTTTGACTTCCTCTTTAAGATTGTCCTGGTGGGAGACTCAGACGTGGGGAAGACCTGTGTGGTCCAGAGATTTAAGTCTGGTGTCTTCATGGAGAAACAGCAGAACACTATCGGGGTAGATTTCACCGTCAGAACCATGCTCATCAATGGCAGGAATGTCAAG CTGCAGGTGTGGGACACAGCTGGACAGGAACGTTTCCGCTCAATCACCCAGAGTTATTACCGCAGCGCACACGGCGCCATAGTGGCCTACGATATCACACGCCGGCCAACCTTTGACTCTTTGACACACTGGATCCAGGAAGTGGAACAAGACGGGGCTGCAAGAATTGTGCTCATCATCATTG gGAACAAGTCAGACCGGCAGGCGGAGAGACAGGTGCTGTTTGAGGATGCCTGTACCCTGGCTGAGGGGCGGGGTGCGCTGGCCGCCCTGGAGACCTCTGCGAAGGAGGCCCAGAATGTGGAGGCAGCCTTCATGCTCATGGCCCGGGAGCTGATGGTGAGGAACGGCCTCGCGCTCACAGACCAACACTCAAAGGCCTCCCCACACTTCTTCCCAAACTCCCATCCAATCCATGGCGCCGATCCTACAAACAGGGAGTCATGTTGTTGA
- the LOC124037567 gene encoding ras-related protein Rab-19-like isoform X3 → MSTKNDNSFDFLFKIVLVGDSDVGKTCVVQRFKSGVFMEKQQNTIGVDFTVRTMLINGRNVKLQVWDTAGQERFRSITQSYYRSAHGAIVAYDITRRPTFDSLTHWIQEVEQDGAARIVLIIIGNKSDRQAERQVLFEDACTLAEGRGALAALETSAKEAQNVEAAFMLMARELMVRNGLALTDQHSKASPHFFPNSHPIHGADPTNRESCC, encoded by the exons ATGAGCACAAAGAAT GACAACTCCTTTGACTTCCTCTTTAAGATTGTCCTGGTGGGAGACTCAGACGTGGGGAAGACCTGTGTGGTCCAGAGATTTAAGTCTGGTGTCTTCATGGAGAAACAGCAGAACACTATCGGGGTAGATTTCACCGTCAGAACCATGCTCATCAATGGCAGGAATGTCAAG CTGCAGGTGTGGGACACAGCTGGACAGGAACGTTTCCGCTCAATCACCCAGAGTTATTACCGCAGCGCACACGGCGCCATAGTGGCCTACGATATCACACGCCGGCCAACCTTTGACTCTTTGACACACTGGATCCAGGAAGTGGAACAAGACGGGGCTGCAAGAATTGTGCTCATCATCATTG gGAACAAGTCAGACCGGCAGGCGGAGAGACAGGTGCTGTTTGAGGATGCCTGTACCCTGGCTGAGGGGCGGGGTGCGCTGGCCGCCCTGGAGACCTCTGCGAAGGAGGCCCAGAATGTGGAGGCAGCCTTCATGCTCATGGCCCGGGAGCTGATGGTGAGGAACGGCCTCGCGCTCACAGACCAACACTCAAAGGCCTCCCCACACTTCTTCCCAAACTCCCATCCAATCCATGGCGCCGATCCTACAAACAGGGAGTCATGTTGTTGA
- the LOC124037567 gene encoding ras-related protein Rab-19-like isoform X1 encodes MSTKNSSVPEQDNSFDFLFKIVLVGDSDVGKTCVVQRFKSGVFMEKQQNTIGVDFTVRTMLINGRNVKLQVWDTAGQERFRSITQSYYRSAHGAIVAYDITRRPTFDSLTHWIQEVEQDGAARIVLIIIGNKSDRQAERQVLFEDACTLAEGRGALAALETSAKEAQNVEAAFMLMARELMVRNGLALTDQHSKASPHFFPNSHPIHGADPTNRESCC; translated from the exons ATGAGCACAAAGAAT TCCTCTGTGCCGGAGCAGGACAACTCCTTTGACTTCCTCTTTAAGATTGTCCTGGTGGGAGACTCAGACGTGGGGAAGACCTGTGTGGTCCAGAGATTTAAGTCTGGTGTCTTCATGGAGAAACAGCAGAACACTATCGGGGTAGATTTCACCGTCAGAACCATGCTCATCAATGGCAGGAATGTCAAG CTGCAGGTGTGGGACACAGCTGGACAGGAACGTTTCCGCTCAATCACCCAGAGTTATTACCGCAGCGCACACGGCGCCATAGTGGCCTACGATATCACACGCCGGCCAACCTTTGACTCTTTGACACACTGGATCCAGGAAGTGGAACAAGACGGGGCTGCAAGAATTGTGCTCATCATCATTG gGAACAAGTCAGACCGGCAGGCGGAGAGACAGGTGCTGTTTGAGGATGCCTGTACCCTGGCTGAGGGGCGGGGTGCGCTGGCCGCCCTGGAGACCTCTGCGAAGGAGGCCCAGAATGTGGAGGCAGCCTTCATGCTCATGGCCCGGGAGCTGATGGTGAGGAACGGCCTCGCGCTCACAGACCAACACTCAAAGGCCTCCCCACACTTCTTCCCAAACTCCCATCCAATCCATGGCGCCGATCCTACAAACAGGGAGTCATGTTGTTGA
- the LOC124037567 gene encoding ras-related protein Rab-19-like isoform X5 has product MSTKNIVLVGDSDVGKTCVVQRFKSGVFMEKQQNTIGVDFTVRTMLINGRNVKLQVWDTAGQERFRSITQSYYRSAHGAIVAYDITRRPTFDSLTHWIQEVEQDGAARIVLIIIGNKSDRQAERQVLFEDACTLAEGRGALAALETSAKEAQNVEAAFMLMARELMVRNGLALTDQHSKASPHFFPNSHPIHGADPTNRESCC; this is encoded by the exons ATGAGCACAAAGAAT ATTGTCCTGGTGGGAGACTCAGACGTGGGGAAGACCTGTGTGGTCCAGAGATTTAAGTCTGGTGTCTTCATGGAGAAACAGCAGAACACTATCGGGGTAGATTTCACCGTCAGAACCATGCTCATCAATGGCAGGAATGTCAAG CTGCAGGTGTGGGACACAGCTGGACAGGAACGTTTCCGCTCAATCACCCAGAGTTATTACCGCAGCGCACACGGCGCCATAGTGGCCTACGATATCACACGCCGGCCAACCTTTGACTCTTTGACACACTGGATCCAGGAAGTGGAACAAGACGGGGCTGCAAGAATTGTGCTCATCATCATTG gGAACAAGTCAGACCGGCAGGCGGAGAGACAGGTGCTGTTTGAGGATGCCTGTACCCTGGCTGAGGGGCGGGGTGCGCTGGCCGCCCTGGAGACCTCTGCGAAGGAGGCCCAGAATGTGGAGGCAGCCTTCATGCTCATGGCCCGGGAGCTGATGGTGAGGAACGGCCTCGCGCTCACAGACCAACACTCAAAGGCCTCCCCACACTTCTTCCCAAACTCCCATCCAATCCATGGCGCCGATCCTACAAACAGGGAGTCATGTTGTTGA